The Flavobacterium jumunjinense genome includes a region encoding these proteins:
- a CDS encoding cupin domain-containing protein, with protein MKKYFIQKSPFVVPTTDGKLIKEHHGIPTTGNIAISIAHMIAPPKWSEPFQTPEFEEYTYIISGKKQFIIEGETIILEAGQSIKIEANTRVQYSNPFDLPCEYIAICKPAFDFNKVHREEI; from the coding sequence ATGAAAAAATACTTTATACAAAAATCTCCATTTGTGGTTCCAACAACAGATGGGAAATTAATTAAAGAACATCACGGTATTCCAACAACTGGAAATATAGCCATTTCAATCGCCCACATGATTGCTCCTCCAAAATGGAGTGAACCATTTCAAACACCCGAATTTGAAGAATATACCTATATCATTTCTGGTAAAAAGCAATTTATCATTGAAGGAGAAACTATAATTTTGGAAGCAGGACAATCCATAAAAATTGAAGCGAATACTAGAGTACAATATTCGAATCCTTTTGATTTACCTTGTGAATATATCGCAATATGCAAACCCGCTTTTGATTTTAACAAAGTGCATCGTGAGGAGATTTAA